One stretch of Microcebus murinus isolate Inina chromosome 12, M.murinus_Inina_mat1.0, whole genome shotgun sequence DNA includes these proteins:
- the PRDM12 gene encoding PR domain zinc finger protein 12, translated as MMGSVLPAEALVLKTGLKAPGLALAEVITSDILHSFLYGRWRNVLGEQLFEDKSHHASPKTAFTAEVLAQSFSGEVQKLSSLVLPAEVIIAQSSIPGEGLGIFSKTWIKAGTEMGPFTGRVIAPEHVDICKNNNLMWEVFNEDGTVRYFIDASQEDHRSWMTYIKCARNEQEQNLEVVQIGTSIFYKAIEMIPPDQELLVWYGNSHNTFLGIPGVPGLEEEQKKNKHEDFHPADSAAGTAGRMRCVICHRGFNSRSNLRSHMRIHTLDKPFVCRFCNRRFSQSSTLRNHVRLHTGERPYKCQVCQSAYSQLAGLRAHQKSARHRPPSAALQAHSPALPAPHPHAPALAAAAAAAHHLPAMVL; from the exons ATGATGGGCTCCGTGCTCCCGGCTGAGGCCCTGGTGCTCAAGACGGGGCTGAAGGCTCCGGGGCTGGCGTTGGCCGAGGTCATCACCTCCGACATCCTGCACAGCTTCCTGTACGGCCGCTGGCGCAACGTGTTGGGCGAGCAGCTCTTCGAGGAcaagagccaccacgccagccccaAGACGGCCTTCACTGCCGAGGTGCTGGCGCAGTCCTTCTCCGGCG AGGTGCAGAAGCTATCCAGCCTGGTGCTGCCGGCGGAGGTGATCATCGCGCAGAGTTCCATCCCCGGCGAGGGCCTCGGCATCTTCTCCAAGACGTGGATCAAGGCGGGCACTGAGATGGGCCCCTTCACTGGCCGGGTAATCGCCCCGGAGCACGTGGACATCTGCAAGAACAACAATCTCATGTGGGAG GTGTTCAATGAGGACGGCACGGTGCGCTACTTCATCGACGCCAGCCAGGAGGACCACCGAAGCTGGATGACCTACATCAAGTGCGCCCGCAACGAGCAGGAGCAGAACCTGGAGGTGGTCCAGATTGGCACCAGCATCTTCTACAAGGCCATCgag ATGATCCCTCCTGACCAGGAGCTGCTGGTGTGGTATGGGAACTCGCACAACACCTTCCTAGGGATCCCTGGCGTGCCAGGGCTAGAAGAGGAGCAGAAAAAGAACAAGCATG AGGACTTCCACCCCGCGGACTCGGCGGCGGGCACCGCGGGCCGCATGCGCTGCGTCATCTGCCACCGCGGCTTCAACTCGCGCAGCAACCTGCGCTCGCACATGCGCATCCACACGCTGGACAAGCCCTTCGTGTGCCGCTTCTGCAACCGCCGCTTCAGCCAGTCGTCCACGCTGCGCAACCACGTGCGCCTGCACACGGGCGAGCGCCCCTACAAGTGCCAGGTGTGCCAGAGCGCCTACTCGCAGCTGGCCGGCCTGCGCGCCCACCAGAAGAGCGCGCGCCACCGGCCGCCCAGCGCCGCGCTGCAGGCGCACTCGCCCGCGCTGCCCGCGCCGCACCCGCACGCGCCCgcgctcgccgccgccgccgccgccgcgcacCACCTGCCGGCCATGGTGCTGTGA
- the EXOSC2 gene encoding exosome complex component RRP4, with the protein MAMEMRLPVARKPLSESLGRESKKHLVVPGDTITTDTGFMRGHGTYMGEEKLIASVAGSVERVNKLICVKALKTRYNGEVGDIVVGRITEVQQKRWKVETNSRLDSVLLLSSMNLPGGELRRRSAEDELAMRGFLQEGDLISAEVQAVFSDGAVSLHTRSLKYGKLGQGVLVQVSPSLVKRQKTHFHDLPCGASVILGNNGFIWIYPTPEHKEEDAGGFTANLEPVSLADREVISRLRNCIVSLVTQRMMLYDTSILYCYEASLPHQIKDILKPEIMEEIVMETRQRLLEQEG; encoded by the exons ATGGCGATGGAGATGAGGCTTCCAGTTGCTCGAAAGCCTCTTAGCGAGAGCCTGGGCCGCGAGTCTAAGAAACACTTGGTGGTGCCGGGCGACACGATCACTACGGACACAGGTTTCATGCG AGGCCACGGAACATATATGGGGGAAGAGAAGCTCATTGCATCGGTGGCTGGCTCTGTGGAGAGAGTAAACAAGTTGATCTGTGTGAAAGCTTTGAAAACAAG ATATAATGGTGAAGTGGGAGACATTGTagtggggagaatcacagag GTTCAACAAAAGAGGTGGAAGGTGGAGACCAACTCCAGGCTGGATTCAGTCTTGCTTCTCTCGTCCATGAACCTCCCTGGAGGAGAGCTG AGGAGAAGATCTGCAGAAGATGAGCTTGCAATGAGAGGCTTCTTACAGGAAGGGGACCTTATCAGT GCTGAGGTCCAGGCAGTGTTCTCTGACGGAGCCGTCTCTCTGCACACGAGGAGCCTGAAGTATGGAAAA CTAGGGCAGGGTGTTTTGGTCCAGGTTTCTCCCTCCCTGGTGAAACGGCAGAAGACGCACTTCCATGACTTGCCATGTGGCGCCTCAGTGATCCTGGGTAACAACGGCTTCATATGGATCTACCCAACGCCTGAACACAAAGAAGAGGATGCAGGGGGCTTCACTGCAAACCTGGAG CCTGTCTCCCTTGCCGATCGAGAGGTGATATCCCGGCTTCGGAACTGCATCGTCTCACTGGTAACCCAGAGGATGATGCTGTATGATACCAGTATCCTGTATTGCTATGAAGCATCCCTTCCACACCAG atcAAAGACATCTTAAAGCCAGAAATAATGGAAGAAATTGTGATGGAAACACGCCAGAGGCTTTTAGAACAGGAAGGATAA